One part of the Alistipes onderdonkii genome encodes these proteins:
- a CDS encoding GIN domain-containing protein, which produces MKKMILSAVMLVFAASGRAQEAGAASPTEHNEWLTTFEAVAVDADLDIKFVKVPDTEAPKIVYDTKGSYTSKFRAEVKDKTLRISEKYDSRRPDRTQVTVYYNTLQSVSLSGAAAVFEGTVDAVLLDLTLGRKASLTAAFDVKDLRMELTGGSSATLTGKAGYLTLFASTGRVAASGLEVMSAEVNAQSKADVSLWITDRFIGKTTTNARITYKGQPAVVRGGAKFMGGEISHVE; this is translated from the coding sequence ATGAAGAAGATGATTCTGAGCGCCGTGATGCTGGTTTTCGCAGCCTCCGGCCGTGCACAGGAGGCGGGTGCCGCAAGTCCTACGGAACATAACGAGTGGCTGACCACGTTCGAGGCCGTCGCGGTGGATGCCGACCTGGATATCAAATTCGTGAAAGTCCCCGACACCGAGGCCCCCAAGATCGTATACGACACGAAAGGCTCCTATACTTCGAAATTCCGCGCCGAGGTGAAGGACAAAACCCTGCGTATCAGCGAGAAGTATGATTCGCGCCGTCCCGACCGCACCCAGGTGACGGTCTATTACAATACGTTGCAGTCCGTTTCGCTGTCGGGCGCCGCAGCCGTGTTCGAGGGAACGGTGGATGCAGTGCTGCTCGACCTGACCCTGGGGCGCAAGGCGTCGCTCACGGCGGCGTTCGATGTCAAAGACCTCAGGATGGAGCTCACGGGCGGCAGCAGCGCGACGCTCACCGGCAAGGCGGGCTACTTGACGCTGTTCGCCTCGACGGGCAGGGTCGCGGCCTCGGGGCTGGAGGTGATGTCGGCCGAGGTCAATGCCCAGAGCAAGGCCGACGTGTCGCTGTGGATCACCGACCGGTTCATCGGCAAGACCACGACCAACGCCCGTATTACCTATAAGGGGCAGCCTGCCGTCGTGCGCGGCGGCGCCAAGTTCATGGGCGGTGAGATCAGCCACGTAGAATAG
- a CDS encoding PD-(D/E)XK nuclease family protein has protein sequence MKGFLEEVAADLYARYGEGLSDRAVLFPSRRARLFFVDALGRIAGRPMWQPEWVTIDDLTGEISGLHTGDRVRLITELYKVYSAYHNEPFDKFYFWGDMLLTDFDTIDKYLIDAQMLFRNISEIKEIEADISYLTPAQLRILSFWSSFGEQADLSEEKRRFLAIWKTLGPIYRRFRERLSSLGIAYNGMVQRAAADRIRGGGFAFPEPRRYVVAGFNALSECEKRLFGFLATAAETDFYWDYDSYYKDDPEQEAGMFVRSNVAQFPPRTELRHDNMRGEKQVVSVAAVSNAVQCKYAAAILADLARRRREEDPGIAAGARPALGKETAVVLTDENLLLPLLYALPADIGRVNVTMGFPLRQSLAYTFVERLVELQNHRRRKGDGCTFYHADVAGILAHPYVAECDAALTRTMHEEIVRDRRISVDAAWLGRNELLKRIFTPAATWRELSDYMLDVVAAVARQPYEGDDARQRVEFLAVIAEQVTKLRNSLDECDIDLTAEVYTSLLRRHLQTLRIPFEGEPLEGIQIMGILETRNLDFENVIILSMNDDNFPGNHMAQASFIPYNLRAAYELPTPEHHEGVYAYYFYRLIQRAKTVHMLYCSHADDKSTGEPSRYIYQLDYESGFDVRKVEVGVDVNLAETAPIEVPKDEGVMARLERFVDAQSPATLSPTAFFRYVACPLRFYFHSIARLEADDEISEEVDAPMFGTILHAAVQMLYARIAGEAHPGETLRAMIRTGEVAQAVEAAINENYLQDKHATAEDYSGNLLLVKDIVIRYLRGGVMPYDAAHDAFAVSGLEEPVAYPFRFRAGGRDLEMKFAGIADRIDTLDDGALRVVDYKTGAPHLEFDGVESLFTGTGKQRLSNILQTLLYAMMLHRSRGCDVEPALYYVRNMNRPGYSPQLDDKQTGVKGARYTLYRERFEELLRAQLAELYDTSVPFRQCEDADTCKYCDFNVICKR, from the coding sequence ATGAAGGGATTTCTGGAGGAGGTGGCCGCCGACCTGTATGCGCGCTATGGCGAGGGACTGTCCGATCGGGCGGTGCTCTTCCCGTCGCGGCGTGCGCGGTTGTTTTTCGTCGATGCCCTGGGGCGTATCGCCGGGCGGCCGATGTGGCAGCCCGAATGGGTGACGATCGACGACCTGACGGGCGAAATATCGGGGCTGCATACGGGCGACCGCGTGCGGCTCATCACGGAGCTCTACAAAGTCTACTCGGCCTACCACAACGAACCTTTCGACAAGTTCTATTTCTGGGGCGACATGCTCCTCACGGACTTCGATACGATCGACAAATACCTGATCGACGCGCAGATGCTGTTCCGCAACATCTCGGAGATCAAGGAGATCGAAGCCGATATTTCCTACCTCACGCCCGCGCAGCTGCGCATCCTTTCGTTCTGGTCCTCGTTCGGCGAGCAGGCCGACCTTTCGGAGGAGAAACGCCGTTTCCTGGCGATCTGGAAGACCCTCGGCCCCATCTACCGCCGCTTCCGGGAGCGTCTCTCGTCGCTCGGCATCGCCTACAACGGCATGGTGCAGCGCGCCGCCGCCGACCGCATCCGCGGGGGCGGGTTCGCCTTCCCCGAGCCCCGGCGTTATGTCGTGGCGGGGTTCAACGCCCTTTCCGAGTGCGAGAAGCGCCTCTTCGGGTTCCTCGCCACGGCGGCCGAAACCGATTTTTACTGGGACTACGACTCCTATTATAAGGACGACCCCGAACAGGAGGCGGGTATGTTCGTGCGTTCGAACGTGGCGCAGTTCCCGCCCCGCACGGAACTTCGGCACGACAACATGCGGGGGGAGAAGCAGGTCGTGTCGGTCGCCGCCGTCTCGAACGCCGTGCAGTGCAAATATGCCGCGGCGATCCTCGCCGACCTTGCCCGCCGCCGCAGGGAGGAAGACCCCGGCATCGCCGCGGGCGCCAGGCCCGCGCTGGGCAAGGAGACCGCCGTGGTGCTTACCGACGAGAACCTGCTGCTGCCGCTGCTGTACGCCCTGCCCGCCGATATCGGACGGGTGAACGTGACGATGGGCTTCCCCCTGCGGCAGAGCCTGGCCTACACGTTCGTCGAGCGTCTGGTGGAGTTGCAGAACCACCGCCGCCGCAAGGGCGACGGCTGCACGTTCTACCATGCCGACGTCGCCGGCATCCTCGCACACCCCTATGTGGCCGAGTGCGACGCCGCACTCACGCGCACGATGCACGAGGAGATCGTCCGCGACCGCCGCATTTCGGTCGATGCCGCGTGGCTGGGCCGCAACGAACTGCTGAAACGGATCTTTACGCCCGCCGCGACGTGGCGCGAGTTGTCCGACTACATGCTGGACGTGGTCGCCGCCGTGGCGCGCCAGCCCTACGAGGGCGACGACGCACGGCAGCGGGTCGAATTCCTGGCGGTCATCGCCGAGCAGGTCACCAAGTTGCGCAACTCGCTCGACGAGTGCGATATCGACCTTACGGCCGAGGTCTACACCTCGCTGCTGCGCCGGCACTTGCAGACGCTGCGCATCCCGTTCGAGGGCGAGCCGCTGGAGGGCATCCAGATCATGGGGATCCTCGAGACCCGCAACCTCGATTTCGAAAACGTCATCATCCTTTCGATGAACGACGACAATTTCCCCGGCAACCATATGGCGCAGGCGTCGTTCATCCCCTACAACCTGCGTGCGGCCTACGAGCTGCCCACGCCCGAGCACCACGAGGGCGTCTATGCCTACTATTTCTACCGCCTGATCCAGCGCGCCAAGACCGTCCACATGCTCTATTGCTCGCACGCCGACGACAAGTCGACGGGCGAGCCGAGCCGTTATATCTACCAGTTGGACTACGAGAGCGGCTTCGACGTGCGCAAGGTCGAAGTGGGGGTGGACGTCAACCTGGCCGAAACGGCGCCGATCGAGGTGCCCAAGGACGAAGGGGTGATGGCCCGGCTGGAGCGTTTCGTCGACGCCCAAAGCCCTGCGACGCTCTCGCCGACGGCTTTTTTTCGCTATGTGGCCTGCCCCTTGCGCTTCTATTTCCATTCCATAGCCCGCTTGGAGGCCGATGACGAAATTTCCGAGGAGGTCGACGCCCCGATGTTCGGTACGATCCTCCATGCCGCCGTGCAGATGCTTTACGCCCGCATCGCGGGGGAGGCGCATCCCGGTGAAACCCTGCGTGCGATGATCCGTACGGGCGAAGTGGCGCAGGCGGTCGAGGCGGCCATCAACGAGAACTATTTGCAGGATAAACATGCCACGGCCGAGGATTATTCGGGCAACCTGTTGCTGGTGAAGGACATCGTGATCCGTTACCTGCGAGGCGGGGTGATGCCCTACGACGCTGCGCACGATGCTTTCGCCGTGTCGGGGCTGGAGGAGCCCGTAGCCTATCCGTTCCGCTTCCGCGCGGGCGGGCGCGACCTGGAGATGAAATTCGCCGGCATCGCCGACCGTATCGACACGCTCGACGACGGGGCGCTGAGGGTGGTGGACTACAAGACCGGGGCGCCGCATCTCGAATTCGACGGCGTGGAGAGCCTGTTCACGGGCACGGGCAAACAACGCCTTTCGAACATCCTGCAAACGCTGCTCTACGCGATGATGCTGCACCGGTCGCGCGGC